In Pochonia chlamydosporia 170 chromosome 3, whole genome shotgun sequence, the following are encoded in one genomic region:
- a CDS encoding transmembrane alpha-helix domain-containing protein, giving the protein MLPMAQELRSIVSTQYGANKQHRPRLWTERGLSLHECRNDNLAGNNKADIEASAGVQISCTKCYLKGKARAKLTVNGSFNATKVIDDVQTEAKEALDSIKDYFSNITQVALGNIKNQTLNEIPDEIREVPPPQIDFNVDLDFPGYDLQVEFEDTELYVELSTVISAGLTYTIPLYSSKSFGLSLGPDLLFGAVFSFDLILSVENEIEIRNGFHIRLEKKMIMKIVLFGKEASDLQLHGGKFEFLPVTIESGSTVFKALLRLQLRAGISLPEFKSNIQKLEFGAGVEARIYANIAEFVTNVTANFGLTDKRDNCALRVVQDYKFAIGAAAGATVNLLGNTYGPTPATEVPIYYTTLAAACITKRKATTTVTTPAVSGLAFRRDDGMSTTTTTTKITYSIVACKSQGLVNCPASLQTVSRNVVTKTLTSTVASGSRAVWSTPSVTAFAAVDFGNDSLPLTGLSGKPKSYIPPPPSTTTSGTGNVGPASTSGAAEGDGQGVNSKMIIGVSVGVGVPVLAAVIGGFFIIHRKRRLPTSASDSDSGTPVSESKQGVKVGYAAVSQVQD; this is encoded by the exons ATGCTGCCCATGGCACAAG AGCTCCGAAGCATAGTTTCTACACAATATGGCGCAAATAAACAGCATCGCCCAAGGCTTTGGACGGAACGTGGCTTGTCGCTTCACGAGTG CCGAAATGACAACCTGGccggcaacaacaaagccgacattgaagcttcgGCCGGGGTGCAAATATCTTGCACCAAATGCTACCTCAAAGGCAAGGCTAGAGCCAAACTGACCGTCAATGGGTCCTTCAACGCAACAAAAGTTATAGACGACGTCCAAACGgaagccaaagaagccttAGATTCCATCAAAGACTATTTCAGTAACATCACTCAGGTGGCCCTGGGCAATATCAAGAATCAAACTTTGAACGAAATACCCGATGAAATCAGGGAAGTGCCTCCTCCGCAAATTGACTTCAACGTGGACCTCGACTTTCCCGGGTACGATTTACAAGTTGAGTTTGAAGATACAGAGCTTTACGTAGAGCTCAGCACAGTCATATCGGCAGGACTGACGTACACGATTCCGCTCTACTCCTCCAAGAGTTTCGGGCTCAGCCTTGGGCCGGATTTGCTCTTTGGAGCCGTCTTCTCGTTTGACTTGATCCTCAGCGTAGAAAATGAGATTGAGATCCGCAATGGGTTCCATATCAGGCTGGAAAAAAAGATGATTATGAAGATAGTTCTTTTTGGCAAGGAAGCATCCGATTTGCAGCT ACACGGCGGCAAGTTTGAGTTTTTGCCCGTTACAATTGAAAGCGGAAGCACCGTCTTTAAAGCCCTCTTGCGTCTTCAGTTGCGCGCGGGCATCTCACTACCAGAGTTCAAAAGCAATATCCAGAAACTTGAATTCGGAGCCGGCGTTGAAGCCCGCATCTACGCAAACATTGCAGAGTTTGTAACCAACGTCACCGCTAACTTTGGACTCACTGATAAACGAGACAATTGTGCTCTCCGCGTCGTTCAGGACTACAAGTTTGCAATTGGCGCTGCAGCCGGCGCAACAGTTAACCTCTTGGGCAACACGTACGGACCTACTCCCGCCACAGAAGTTCCCATATACTATACAACTCTTGCTGCCGCCTGTATAACCAAAagaaaggcaacaacaacggtaACAACCCCGGCTGTGTCGGGACTTGCGTTTAGGCGTGACGATGGCATGTcgacaaccacaaccactACAAAGATCACTTACAGTATAGTGGCTTGCAAGTCCCAGGGACTGGTGAATTGCCCGGCCTCGCTACAAACAGTCTCGCGCAATGTGGTTACCAAAACCCTCACCAGCACGGTTGCCTCCGGGTCCAGAGCCGTCTGGTCGACGCCGTCAGTCACCGCGTTTGCGGCGGTTGACTTTGGGAACGACAGTTTGCCACTGACAGGTTTGTCTGGTAAGCCAAAATCGTATAtaccaccaccgccgtcaACCACGACATCAGGAACTGGTAACGTTGGACCCGCGTCAACTAGTGGCGCTGCGGAAGGGGATGGCCAAGGTGTGAATAGCAAAATGATCATTGGGGTGAGCGTGGGTGTTGGCGTCCCAGTTTTGGCTGCCGTGATTGGAGGTTTCTT CATTATCCATCGCAAACGACGTCTACCTACTTCCGCATCCGATTCCGATTCTGGGACACCAGTGTCAGAGTCGAAACAGGGCGTAAAAGTAGGCTACGCAGCAGTCTCACAGGTTCAGGATTAA
- a CDS encoding ankyrin repeat domain-containing protein (similar to Togninia minima UCRPA7 XP_007919110.1), whose translation MRLFSRNKKKDRCSNLDSPGGCFPVWSFRLGRKRPKDDDLQSILSDHAVQSSGSQTVQTNHNAKNTLESRHNGKQSASDEQAPHSSAPTVTLWDQAYSALEAKDPKLVKNFERLLLEKASGTQETDQNDDASTPLPRDRRQEIAELAQKGVELVERTKPKITINNRQIDLLDSLATVAAVADYSKGFVGEALKPSPPASLAWAAVCLTLPLLTNPPKAKAAREAGFEKVTWLMHLHLTLEPTSLDPELYSKLRGQTIDLVKERIVSLYQAILEFQLKTVARLYKSRFAAYFREVAYVDDWGGMLEIACKAEEEMQSVLTLLRQEDTRKNVGTIAKSMETTSRLLEDVGTDVRHMGGRLIELNEQAQKARMSDEDIRIRDGFYLGDRETGDSYDSHRARLEKRVQGTCESFLNDRKFTSWQRQTSGVILVTAGPGRGKSVLANYLVDNVLPEQGVICYFFFQKGAGQTSMHQALCAMIYQLFGKRPHLIHHAAKHSQPNGKGAALQDWMLWEILEGAIHDPEAGQVIMVVDALDECDESECPDFLSRLRSLSGGYRQDGSPNECKCLVTGRPFARIADPFEHEHVLQLEPTGEEIAMVIRHRVRILSQKGRLSLSKEVEEYLVEQLLAKNSQRNYLWAHLMMKLFEGRATDTSFWFLRGGKTKGAIDKVVAELPDSVNDAYEQILARIYSKLEDSRNLVRKVLSIVLAAERPLNTAEMLVAVQVDSVSSGSKEELDGMLGNGEEAFKSTLQQLTGFFVDVDGDVVSFIHLTCREFLLENPESISEGAAAPVSSTEFKWKNSIPMGQAQGLLAMQCLLCIGLFKTATQPARLLLTYTPSSGPAKLNEPDELNEPHEPHEPHEPHEPHEPDEPGKPGESDEPEDALPAPFTKFGTYSARYWPAHYAAATVDSKGSSLGPRVSEICDLGSTAYKAWEKLCATGKLVPPLHQASQGGHTEVMRLLLENGADSDHKDDRLKQTPLIHASIGGHVAAVQLLLEHGANMAITDRWGRTALLWAVTARRDDILNAQLAKVASLKGPARGNILNPVLFRVAGQGRTHVLNWLLKAGAKLDVQDQLGYTILHQAAAQGQHVMVEYLLGLKFDKDAKDIHGNTPLLLAATSGQLEVVKRLADASNIDSKNDFGDTALSLAAANDMHSVVKFLLVQFESLTDPDSENLNGETPLLLAAANGCFKAVRFLLGHSKANINARDSNGNTPLARAAQNGHCHVVSLLVEREDVLLETRNDLGMTPLALAAHHDHEAVVDQLLKRGADLETRDDNEETPLASAATKGALNRVRMLLDKGANLHAEVTPGMPILLVAIQNGQDDAVRILLEGAAKLNPSKPLPTGIGGRALCHAVVRDRLQIVAQLLDHGVPVDARDDIGHTALLTATAGGRRDIVWFLIIRGADVNAKDRKGQTTAMLAEEFKRTGVIEVLNMNHSADQFRNKFKKVGDYYEVTY comes from the exons ATGAGGCTCTTCAGTcgaaacaagaagaaggatcgTTGTTCTAATCTTGACTCTCCAGGGGGCTGCTTTCCAGTTTGGAGTTTCCGACTTGGACGCAAGAGGCCAAAGGATGACGACCTTCAGAGCATTTTGAGCGACCATGCTGTGCAAAGTTCCGGTTCTCAGACAGTCCAAACAAACCATAATGCCAAGAACACCCTAGAGAGTCGTCACAATGGAAAGCAAAGCGCTTCTGACGAACAGGCTCCCCATTCCAGTGCTCCAACCGTGACCCTTTGGGACCAAGCTTACAGCGCCTTAGAGGCCAAGGATCCTAAATTGGTGAAAAACTTCGAAAGATTACTGCTCGAAAAAGCAAGTGGCACGC AAGAGACTGATCAGAATGACGACgcttcaacaccattgcCACGAGACCGACGACAAGAGATTGCAGAGCTGGCTCAAAAAGGGGTGGAGCTAGTGGAAAGAACCAAGCCGAAAATCACCATAAATAACCGTCAGATAGACTTGCTGGATAGTCTCGCAACAGTTGCCGCCGTCGCGGACTATTCGAAAGGGTTCGTTGGAGAagcattgaagccgagcCCTCCAGCTTCCCTGGCCTGGGCCGCGGTGTGTCTAACTCTCCCACTTTTGACAAATCCGCCCAAGGCAAAAGCGGCCAGAGAAGCCGGATTCGAAAAGGTTACATGGCTCATGCATCTTCATCTGACCCTTGAGCCAACGAGCCTGGACCCGGAACTGTATTCGAAGTTGCGGGGTCAAACCATAGATCTGGTCAAGGAAAGGATTGTTTCTCTCTAtcaggccattttggaatTCCAACTCAAAACAGTAGCTCGCTTGTACAAAAGTAGGTTTGCTGCCTACTTCCGGGAGGTGGCCTACGTCGACGACTGGGGCGGGATGCTTGAAATAGCCTGCAAGGCGGAAGAAGAGATGCAGAGCGTGCTGACTCTACTTCGTCAAGAAGACACGCGAAAAAATGTTGGCACCATTGCCAAGTCGATGGAGACTACATCTCGTTTGCTGGAGGATGTTGGCACCGATGTGCGGCACATGGGAGGGAGACTGATCGAGCTGAATGAACAAGCACAGAAGGCAAGAATGTCGGACGAGGACATACGCATACGTGACGGGTTCTACCTTGGTGATCGAGAGACCGGCGACTCTTACGATTCGCACAGGGCACGACTCGAAAAGCGTGTACAGGGGACGTGCGAGTCGTTCCTGAACGACAGAAAGTTCACGAGCTGGCAGAGGCAGACGTCGGGCGTTATTCTGGTCACTGCAGGACCTGGCCGCGGGAAATCTGTTCTGGCAAATTATCTGGTCGACAACGTACTCCCCGAGCAAGGGGTTATTTGttatttctttttccagAAGGGAGCAGGACAAACCAGTATGCACCAAGCGCTCTGCGCCATGATCTATCAACTCTTCGGCAAGAGGCCGCACCTCATCCATCACGCCGCAAAACATTCCCAGCCGAATGGTAAGGGAGCCGCTCTCCAGGATTGGATGCTATGGGAGATACTGGAGGGCGCCATACACGATCCGGAGGCTGGACAGGTCATCATGGTCGTGGATGCCCTGGACGAGTGTGATGAATCAGAATGTCCCGATTTCCTGAGTCGTTTAAGGTCACTGTCGGGCGGATATCGACAAGATGGGAGCCCAAATGAGTGCAAGTGTCTCGTGACTGGACGGCCGTTTGCCCGGATTGCAGACCCTTTCGAACACGAACATGTGCTGCAGCTGGAGCCAACAGGCGAGGAGATTGCCATGGTCATTCGCCATCGCGTCCGAATTCTCAGTCAAAAAGGGCGCCTGAGTCTGTCCAAAGAAGTGGAGGAGTACTTGGTCGAGCAGTTGTTGGCCAAGAATTCTCAGCGGAACTATCTCTGGGCTCATCTCATGATGAAACTTTTTGAGGGACGAGCGACCGACACTTCGTTCTGGTTCCTCCGGGGAGGTAAGACGAAAGGGGCCATCGACAAAGTTGTTGCTGAACTGCCTGACAGCGTCAATGACGCATATGAACAGATACTGGCTAGGATTTATTCAAAGCTGGAAGACTCACGGAACTTGGTGCGCAAGGTTTTGAGCATCGTTCTAGCAGCAGAACGACCCCTGAACACAGCAGAAATGCTCGTGGCCGTCCAAGTCGACAGCGTCAGCTCTGGGAGcaaggaggagcttgatGGAATGCTCGGAAACGGTGAAGAAGCGTTCAAGTCAACCCTCCAACAGCTTACTGGTTTCttcgtggatgttgatggagatgttgtGTCGTTCATCCATCTGACCTGCCGCGAGTTTCTGCTTGAGAACCCAGAGTCAATTTCAGAAGGAGCAGCCGCACCTGTCTCGTCTACCGAATTCAAGTGGAAGAACTCAATTCCCATGGGACAAGCACAAGGTCTCCTGGCAATGCAATGCCTTTTATGTATTGGCCTCTTCAAGACCGCGACGCAGCCTGCTCGGCTCTTGTTGACGTATACTCCATCTTCTGGGCCAGCCAAATTGAACGAGCCTGACGAGCTTAACGAACCTCACGAACCTCACGAACCTCACGAACCTCACGAACCTCACGAACCTGACGAGCCTGGTAAACCTGGTGAATCTGACGAACCTGAAGACGCACTGCCGGCGCCTTTCACAAAGTTTGGGACATATTCAGCAAGATATTGGCCAGCTCATTATGCCGCTGCTACTGTTGATTCTAAGGGATCATCGTTAGGGCCTCGGGTGTCTGAAATTTGCGACCTGGGATCAACAGCCTACAAGGCATGGGAAAAGCTCTGCGCCACAGGGAAACTTGTGCCACCGTTGCACCAAGCTTCGCAGGGCGGTCATACTGAAGTGATGCGGCTGCTACTCGAGAATGGTGCCGACAGTGACCACAAGGACGACCGGCTGAAGCAAACACCATTGATTCATGCTTCCATTGGAGGTCATGTGGCAGCAGTCCAGCTGTTGCTTGAGCATGgcgccaacatggccatcacTGATCGATGGGGCCGGACAGCCCTTCTCTGGGCCGTCACAGCGAGAAGAGACGATATCCTAAATGCACAGCTCGCCAAGGTGGCCAGCTTGAAAGGACCTGCACGAGGCAACATCCTAAACCCAGTCCTGTTCCGCGTAGCCGGCCAGGGTCGCACACACGTTCTCAACTGGTTGCTCAAGGCCGGCGCTAAGTTGGATGTCCAGGATCAACTGGGCTacaccatcctccaccaagcTGCTGCCCAAGGACAGCACGTAATGGTAGAATACCTGCTTGGTCTCAAGTTTGATAAAGACGCGAAAGACATTCACGGTAATACCCCCCTTCTATTAGCGGCGACAAGCGGTCAACTCGAGGTTGTAAAGCGGTTGGCAGATGCGAGCAACATTGATTCCAAAAATGACTTTGGCGACACGGCTCTATCTTTAGCGGCGGCAAATGATATGCACTCGGTTGTGAAATTCCTACTTGTTCAATTTGAATCATTGACCGATCCTGATTCAGAAAATCTGAACGGCGAGACTCCTTTATTGCTTGCTGCAGCCAATGGTTGCTTCAAGGCGGTAAGGTTCTTACTTGGTCATTCCAAAGCAAATATCAACGCAAGAGACAGCAACGGCAATACACCCCTAGCAAGAGCTGCTCAaaatggccattgccatgtgGTGAGTCTACTGGTGGAACGAGAGGATGTTCTTCTCGAGACGAGAAACGACCTCGGCATGACACCTCTAGCATTGGCCGCTCATCACGACCACGAAGCAGTCGTGGACCAGCTACTGAAGCGCGGGGCAGATTTGGAAACCAGAGACGACAACGAGGAAACGCCTTTGGCAAGTGCGGCAACAAAGGGGGCTTTGAACAGGGTGCGGATGCTTCTTGACAAAGGGGCCAACCTCCACGCAGAAGTAACTCCAGGCATGCCTATTTTGTTAGTGGCCATACAAAACGGTCAAGACGACGCCGTGCGAATCCTTCTCGAGGGAGCAGCCAAGCTTAACCCGAGCAAGCCTCTCCCTACAGGCATAGGAGGCCGGGCGCTGTGTCACGCGGTTGTGCGTGACCGGCTACAAATCGTAGCTCAGCTACTCGATCATGGTGTGCCGGTCGATGCAAGGGACGACATTGGTCACACCGCTCTGTTAACAGCCACCGCAGGCGGAAGGCGCGACATTGTTTGGTTCTTAATTATCCGTGGAGCGGATGTCAATGCGAAGGACAGGAAAGGACAAACCACCGCGATGCTTGCTGAGGAGTTCAAGCGAACGGGAGTCATTGAAGTCCTAAACATGAATCACTCCGCAGACCAGTTTCGAAACAAATTTAAAAAGGTAGGCGATTACTATGAGGTGACATACTAA